The genomic region acaacgATCAAGTTTAGATTCATTGTTGTGCTGTGTTTTCCTCTtttagggaagtgaatcctacgaaCCGAATGATCTGTCGTGCTCCAGGCTAAGATaaattgattggctatccgccAGTGTACCAGACCCTCCAACAGGGGGCGTTTAAACAGTCTAACAGAGGCGGCATATCCtccagggatgttgactcgacgtcCGTTAAGTAAGTCTATCCTTGCAGGtatgtttgcagctggtatatgatctcgtcactttagctagatcagagaaatgcgtctggagcaacattctgaaaacTAGAATTCATCGCACTTGCTTATTACATTTGTGCGGTATGAGGATTGAGATGAGATATAGTGGGCAACGTCCATGCAAATTCATGTTGTTTTTCAAGAACGTtaacgttcttatctccccctaacgacgggaagactatctcattaaagtgacaacccgcAAATAAGCGGTAAAAAGACCGCGTGCAAGGGCTATAAGAaagctagtgtgaaggagaatcatgatcgACAAAAGATACACATCCTTTTTTAAGGACCCATGTTGGTATGTTGCGGCATCACAACTTgacacatggaatgcacacccaaatgcatAAATACGAAAATCATTaggttcgtacccagtaacTAACTGTAACGTCATATAGGTTAGGTGGTAATGGGCctcaaggcggaccaacataactATGTACAAGGATTGCATAACCCTAGGCAGAAACCCAAAACTTGGtacttttaccaaaattcggGCGATCATTTAAATTTGCACTTTATGATCGCTGGGCAATGCTATTTatggtgaacatgggaattcaatgttcaattataaacccaaaatacatgcaatacaTTATCGAAAaccgtcgatataaactctctggcattatccagtctcccggaccttaagggataagtagggtggtgaacccttaattaGCCAGTAGATTTAGCagtaatgtgtgtggacaaacatgtgaccagtttgttaactcattaaccaaaaccataagtatttatatggtccgcattttggttggattagtccacatttattcccttgaatccactgtgaaaagagaGTCGTGTTGTATCTTTGCgaggaatgatatagaaaatcaatttccttaatgagcatgcttggcaaaatgtgcttgtaggcacaataTCCTTACTTCAGATAAGGAGACGCgttgtagcatcattgttcaacctaagtgtcccaaaaggtcgtgccaaagcaagtaaactgctcaatcaccagGCTCCAGGCCGACCACATATGGTGTATTCCCAGTTGGAAGAcaacccattggccccaaatcaaagcttcaggctcatttttggaggtggtgcaaagatatttactctattttcttcaatggtttcatttatgatcattgtcatctcgagtatccttaaaaactcaatgtcagggagaatttaaggtcccttaaatggtgatgcaataccattcatacaacaagGAGCGTGCCAATGTTCTTAATtaggttggatagacctgaagtcgttgTTAGAGATATGATTTatgtgtaaagttagtgtgcgtagtacgcattcatcgagacaactaactttcccacattcctacctaatcacgtgtttaattgaattggtcacatgtattaagaaacatgattcaattaactcatattcgaggacaatatcaataagattatccataagtaaaacatacaccaaacttgaatccaagaacatggaaaaatgttcacaaagtaaaccaaagttactagggtggattcggccaacaaggtcatccatgtcaaaattctgctcttccaacgatgtttggtggagcaaaattagtcttacatattgactactagaatggtactccttagCAACACTGGTAGGGGcacgaacaggtgcataaccaatgatctatttcATCAAGACGGAAGTAGATTTTGCAAGGTTAAGGTTTGGGAatactatcccttattcttgaagttttaggtcttaggtgtcAAGGATCACgcttcgggcatgatgccacatCTTGGCAGGCCTTGATTTTACCAtatgttttttgtgaaaaaactCCAAATTGGATTTTGAGAGAGTATGTCATTCGGTGTATCCTTGCCAAAGCAGTGCATCACCATTCGGTTAGGCTTTGACCGAACTGGGTTGAGCCATTCGGTAGACTCCAGCCGAATTGGGTCTATACCTTTCTCTCacatttgtggtagtaatcagatccgagaatttggtaaacttcctcTTTCTACATTGCTGCTTCAGAGGCGAGTTAGAAACATGAAggacgagaaaagtattctctagtcaaaatttgatcggatttataaacttcagaattgtacttattatggacgtaatcatggtgtgcttcaggtaatgtctttcatgattaaacGGTCCATGGAAGccagccaaagagccatggaatcctcgttcaTGAGGTATTTCCATTTGTAATGCTTCGGATACaagtcttcaaatgaagatcttgttggctacaatggtttctcagcttcttgatagtcaagtggagattcacgtcttctacccacataaagtggtttctaaTAGAAACATCCAAATCAGGGAAATCGAACTTGTGACAGTTTGACAATCCATTGAATTGGAGGGAATAAGATTGTGATTGGGGCTATGGGAAtaaatcatccataagcatcaaagttagaacattcggggttctaagacatggttttcatgaaaaattcgggttttcatgggtgtattgttttacgaaaacttcgggtttcaaaggcactaaatttgaaactacaggttcaatttagtttatgaacgtttagttcataaaagagaggttcctgcaagaaacaaAGAATGCAATATACAATTAAGTGTAGGGGATTTGAggttcttcgggaactcaagtgtgagagcttcgttactacgaaagtatgtcaacggttcaaagtataaaaacaaattattgaatcgttaatgtccaaaagtgatcttcaagtCAATAACTTTGGagtcattatcagattaatgaactgcaagtcacttttaattaattcaatagatcggagCCAAACAGGGTCTCGATTGTAGAAGCTAAATAATATTAACATACGGGTTAATACTATTTAGAATGCTAAAATAATAGCATGTGGGTCGAAAAAATTGCCCCAAAAGATAATTGGGCTCGGGTTAGGTACCTTGAGTAAAAGGCATGGCCCCAAAAAAGGGCATCGGGTGTGAACTTTCAGGTCACACGGTGAGGGAGAAACCCCAGCCGCAGCTGGGTTTCAAGGTTGGACCTCGGGGATGGCACAGGACAAAGCCCAGCAGATTTGTTGGCCTGTTAATGCACGGCAGCCCAGCCACAGTGGGCTTGCGTCATGCAAGGACCAAACCCATGTATATAGGTTGATACTGGAGTAGGCTATAAGCCTTAGTGCGCGTGGGACAGTAGCCCAGCAAGCATGACAACTTGCTGGCATGGGCCGAGAGTAGAGGGAGGTTTAAAAAGGAAAGCTACAGGCTTCCTTGATGACTGGGGACTACGGGCCCGAGACAACCCAACCAGGCCAAAGGCCTGGGGTGTGTATATGCTCGCATCAAAGCTGCGGTCAAGGTCCATGTGGGTGCAGCAAAGCCCAGAGGGCTGCTGCCAAGTTTGTGCCACAAAGGGTGGTGCCATACCATTCCCAAAAAATTTTTCGACATATGTAGGGTTTAAGAAACCCtagaattgcttctaatttaatttgatactttgactcacatattccacataacaatttaattgtgcgatgcaggaaacaaatatatgaacatatacaatatatttatcggaaggaaaatataaacatagggggtatcatggggaatgttttcatgcttcatggttgtttcaaatatcttactttattttaagcgtacctgattagCAAAAAACAACAatagcctttgaatttgtagaagatccttctcggaaagccggaattgcgtctccaatgcgttgtatcacgttcaacaaagaaaaaataaattgaatcaatagcatgtcgatcaattcaaaataataaattaatcataaaaagaatgattaaaacgtaatactctcctaattgaagaataaactctctttagcgtatcgtcaagagcgtgctgataacgtattGTAGgtataatttactgaacaattatggaggccatagagagagagaaaggtgcggcaatagtagagagaaagagagagatgtgtaattgaggtgtgtgttattccaccccattgtacctttatttatagtagtagggaaggttaatttcttaccctttaggattacaacatttaataggtaatctattcctaataggaatataagatacattcgcCTATctattaggatttacacaatcacatttctattCCAATAAGACTGCAACAATATCGATATAATACGACTATTTGATAACAATTATAGTGTTATGGAAGAGCACTGCTATAGTGATAATGTTATATGATTATGATAGCTTGTCTGATAAATTCATACATGAACTAGTGAAGAACTGTtttctttattcattttttgGTGTTACATTAATTCTATATCTTGCTCaggaatttttcttttcttttcttttctgtaaaTGAAATTAGGGCAGCAGGAGATACACTCCCCTTCGACAACCTACTGCTCAGCAAGTGATGATTGACAAAATATCTGGAGGTCCCATTACTGTATTTCTGATAGGAGCACACACAAACTTTGCCCTTTTCCTTATGAGCAATCCACACCTAAAGAAGAATGTTGAGCACATTTATGTCATGGGTGGTGGTGTGAGATCGAAAAACCCTACTGGTTGTTGCCCGGAAAATTCCACGTCGTGTGTTCCTCGGCAGTGTGGTGATCCTGGCAATGTCTTCACAGACTACACTAGTAATCCTTACGCAGAGTTCAATTTCCTTGGTGATCCCTTTGCTGCGTACCAGGTAGTACTACAGttcaatatatatttttcgGCCGTGAATCATTGCTAGACGGTGAATTTTGACATCACATTTTGACAACAGCCGTCAACTGAATCAATGGTTCAAATTTACAGTTTGACGACATAAACATCTTATGTTGCCAAGCAGTGACAACAGAACATTATATAGTTTTATGGAAAACGAATTATtatgtcatcaaattcatacATTCGGGCAAGAATCAACCTCGTTAATGGTTCATATTCACAGTAGGTCTAGTCTAGCAAATACGTCGTCCAATAGTTTGAGAAGAGAAAATTTTCCGGTTTTATAAATGGTCGCGTTGGTGATAATGAAATTGATATATTTCAGGTTATACATTCTGGGATTCCAGTCACCCTTGTTCCTCTGGATGCAACAAATACCATTCCCATTAGTCAAaacttctttgatgcctttgaGAAGAGCCAGAACACATATGAGGCACAATATATCTTCCAGTCCTTGAAAATGGCTCGTGATACTTGGTTTGATGATCAATTCTACACGGTACATCCACGATTATTCGATTTTTCTGTGTTTATTAGACTTTGCATACCTTTCTTAAGGATCAAATAATCTGATATGATACAATATGACTATTTTCAGAGCTATTTCCTGTGGGATTCATTCACAGCTGGTGTGGCGGTATCAATCATGCGAAACAACTCGAATAATCCTAATGGAGAAAATGAGTTTGCGGAAATGGAGTATATGAATATAACTGTGATTACTTCAAATGAACCTTATGGGGTAACTGATGGCTCTAATCCTTTCTTTGATGGCCTCAAAGTTCCAAAGTTCAACCTAGACAAAAATGGTGTGCATAGTGGTCATGTTCAAAAGGGACTAAGAGATCCATTTTGCATTGGGGAgaatggcaaagggaaatgCAAGGTAACTAACTTGCTGTCTAGTTTACAACTTCCAAAATATAATCTCGTAAGCCTCATTTGGAGTTTGGTATTgaattggaagggataactcACTAGATTTAATGTTCGTTGAAAGAAGAAATGGATGTCAAATTCTAAAATTTTGTCCAAGGTAGAAGATGGATTAACCATGAAGGAAACTTATCCTTCCGAGTCCTATCATTTTGTGGGGATTAGaagaaatttgttttctttatcaGTAATCCATCTTCTACTTTCAACTTGGACAAGATTCGAAATTTGGCATCGGTTTCTTCATCCAATCCCAATTATAGAAACCAAAAGAGGATTTAGTGGTTGTAAGCTTAACTTACACGAATTCTCATTTAAGGCAAAGTGCAATCAAGTTTATCGATAACATATGCACATTCTGAAAAAGCGTGGATAACTACACTACACAAAACTTTGCTTGCTTATGTTATAATCTTTGTAAACTcgattttgttttaaaatcttAGAAGTGCTTAAAATAAGGGTAAGCTTGATTTAATGAACAAGAATGCTAATGTTTAAACATGATCTTCAAATGTTGAAGAATTTCCTATTTTGATACAGGATGGTTATACAGAAGAAGTAAGAGGATCAGAGGCAGTGTCTGTGCTTGTTGCTACAAAAGCCAAACCAAATCAGGACCCTCAAAGCCCACTTGACAGAGAATTCTTCATAAGTTTCTTGGATGTAATTAAGCTCACTTAAATCTTCTTTCCATTTAAGTTTTGCAggtttgtataattttttttactcttttccaattttttttttcttgcaggTTCTGAACAACCCTCAACAAAAAGGGAGATTCAATTTAACAACCCAATTTCCATTTTACAAGGAAGTTACATACAAACCAGAATTTGGAAACAGAAAACTTGGAAAACCTGTTGTCTTTGACATGGATATGAGTGCTGGAGACTTTGCAGCTCTCTTCTACCTCCTCAAAGTACCTATTGAAGTGATTAATCTCAAGGTAGAATTTTTGTTGCTTCTTTTTTCTAACTTAACTTGGTTAGTCCCCTGAAAACTGATAATGTTAGCGAGaaactcttaaacaatcaaatTATACGTATAGAAAACCACTCACCAATAGCACAATAACAGTTGGGTTCAGGGTCTTTTCTTCGAAATGGAGCTTTAAACCCTGAAGATGCTTATTTGCGAAGAACCCCTATTTTTCGAGAAAATAGATTGGCGAAAAAACTTAAGAGAGTAGCTTAATTTGTCATTGATTTCCATATATGAGAAAAATCCGTTTGTGTTGGTTTCAGGCAATCATAGTAAGCCCAACCGGGTGGGCAGATGCTGCAACAATAGATGTGATTTATGACTTGCTGCATATGATGGGCCGTGATGACATCCCAGTAGGTCTTGGAGATGTATTTGTTACAAACCAGTCTGATTCAATCTTCTCTGCTGTTGGAGACTGCAAATACCTGCAGGCCATCCCTCATGGCAATGGTGGATTGCTGGACTCGGACACTCTCTACGGCCTTGCTCGCGATTTGCCACGAAGTCCACGAAGGTATTACTTTTCCGTCACtcaccaaatgatgtgtcagatACATGTCAGTATCTAATGAGGTTAACGGCGAACCAGATTTGAATAAACGAAACACTACCATATTATTTAGTGAACTTAGTAAACGAATTTGGTGAGCTGAGCGATACTCTATGCAAAATCGTATGTTCCTTTAGATGGACCGAGAGTGAATTCTTAAGTCCTTTTTACCAGGTATACAGCAGAAAATTCTTTAGAATTTGGAGCCATTCGGGATACAGATCACCCTGAACTCAGGCAACCACTGGCATTGGAGGTTTGGAAAGCTGTGGTGAAAACACTGGATCCAGGATCCAAGATTACCATACTGACCAATGGACCCTTGACTAATTTAGCAAAGATCATTTCGTCGGAAAAGAATACCACCTCTCTAATACAGGTGAGTTCATTGAGCTTAATTCGTATATTCTCACATCAAGTATTTGCAGCAATGATGCCA from Pyrus communis chromosome 4, drPyrComm1.1, whole genome shotgun sequence harbors:
- the LOC137732296 gene encoding nucleoside hydrolase 3-like → MLWQKKQRFNWVVQMLVAVGLVLVVIGAGNLQTVEGRPHRILVDTDVDTDDFFALLYLLKLNRSEFELEAVTVNANAWTNSGHAVHQIYDILYMMGRDDVRVGVGGEGGIKEDGTILPNVGGYLPIIEQRTTTAGGCRYRQAIPVGAGGRLDIDSNFGLRKSFLPQGSRRYTPLRQPTAQQVMIDKISGGPITVFLIGAHTNFALFLMSNPHLKKNVEHIYVMGGGVRSKNPTGCCPENSTSCVPRQCGDPGNVFTDYTSNPYAEFNFLGDPFAAYQVIHSGIPVTLVPLDATNTIPISQNFFDAFEKSQNTYEAQYIFQSLKMARDTWFDDQFYTSYFLWDSFTAGVAVSIMRNNSNNPNGENEFAEMEYMNITVITSNEPYGVTDGSNPFFDGLKVPKFNLDKNGVHSGHVQKGLRDPFCIGENGKGKCKDGYTEEVRGSEAVSVLVATKAKPNQDPQSPLDREFFISFLDVLNNPQQKGRFNLTTQFPFYKEVTYKPEFGNRKLGKPVVFDMDMSAGDFAALFYLLKVPIEVINLKAIIVSPTGWADAATIDVIYDLLHMMGRDDIPVGLGDVFVTNQSDSIFSAVGDCKYLQAIPHGNGGLLDSDTLYGLARDLPRSPRRYTAENSLEFGAIRDTDHPELRQPLALEVWKAVVKTLDPGSKITILTNGPLTNLAKIISSEKNTTSLIQDVYIVGGHLSSNDRDKGNVFTIPSNEYAEFNIFLDPLAAKTVFESSLNITLIPLGIQREVSSFSKILERMRWKKKTPEANFTRRLLSRLYRLQQLHHRYHHMQTFLGEILGAVLIAGDSHLNETFQVQPIKVYAEGVESSDGQLMIDENQWKLVRLLDSVDPEAYYDLFADRLSDSSQSAVLASFEEQVNFWRKPPNQSGTAP